In the genome of Amaranthus tricolor cultivar Red isolate AtriRed21 chromosome 15, ASM2621246v1, whole genome shotgun sequence, one region contains:
- the LOC130801321 gene encoding probable receptor-like protein kinase At2g23200 — protein MVLLYFQILLPLLFFTSTCSSQVQYFINCGSSTNTTTNNGQTFVGDEGTSIITISGHGSQAIRNTKNSETLYQTARVFSKASSYDFDIPQNGTYFVRLHFCALSSSLAKFSVLTSSGHILLPDFTPGNKSTNCSSTLPKEFMLSITNTKQKFRIYFVPSTNSSAFVNAVEILSTKSNITEVTKPYVTPAGKIEVYKGEKSKVLETVYRVNVGGQKVKPSSSDLWRTWVPDDRYLINKTDAENTADERNNVHFDPEIATADDAPVAVYGTAKKLRNSAHTSKIPNLIWQFSVNRGTKYVVRVHFCDIISPANGDYTFDLFIYSNFSQLVTPYDITSQTYTPFYKDYIVDSGDLGFMTISVGPIDKPPNKRYLLLNGLEIMQVKNETSKEPHIDSKTSHVALVASLVGFAVVLIVAAILVCLYMEKKKKKPSEVSEWRMLSLYGTTSSHDRTLDGASSHASAFENLQLGLKLPFVEILRLTKNFDVNLIVGEGGFGKVYKGTDRSGRKFAVKRGSLDHGQGVAEFQTEIMILSKIEHRHLVSLKGYCYENGEMILVYEFMEKGTLREHLYNSERSSLSIPGPLSWEQRLKICIGAAKGIQYLHTGTNKGIIHRDVKSTNILLDENYVAKVADFGLSRSGYLEQTQVSISDVKGTLGYLDPEYITCLQLTEKSDVYAFGVVLIEVLCARPVIDLTLPKDQVSLSDWAIACSNEGQLDTIIDPSIASEINPNSLTKFYEIAEKCLNKNAEERPPMSDVCWGLEYALQLQKAATERELLDDTMTNVSLNMPLPAVQRFPSQTITDQYSNDDLLNADTGEVFSQLTFDDGVGR, from the coding sequence ATGGTGTTGCTCTACTTCCAAATTTTACTCCCCCTCTTGTTCTTCACCTCAACTTGCTCTTCCCAAGTTCAATACTTCATCAACTGTGGCTCCTCCACCAACACAACCACCAACAATGGCCAAACATTCGTCGGAGACGAAGGCACCAGCATCATCACCATCTCTGGTCATGGTAGCCAAGCCATCAGAAACACCAAAAATTCAGAGACTTTGTACCAAACAGCTAGAGTTTTCAGTAAAGCATCAAGTTATGACTTTGACATTCCACAAAATGGGACTTATTTTGTGAGGTTACATTTCTGTGCCTTATCTTCTTCACTTGCTAAATTCAGTGTTTTAACTTCATCTGGGCATATTTTGTTACCTGATTTCACCCCTGGGAACAAATCTACCAATTGTTCATCAACTCTACCTAAGGAGTTTATGCTTAGTATAACCAATACTAAACAGAAATTCAGAATTTATTTTGTACCCAGTACGAATTCTTCAGCTTTTGTTAATGCAGTTGAAATTTTATCCACAAAGTCAAACATTACAGAGGTTACTAAGCCTTATGTAACACCTGCAGGAAAGATAGAAGTTTACAAAGGTGAAAAATCAAAGGTTCTGGAAACAGTTTACAGGGTTAATGTTGGGGGTCAAAAGGTTAAACCATCAAGTTCTGACCTTTGGAGGACATGGGTGCCAGATGATCGGTATCTCATCAACAAAACTGATGCAGAAAATACAGCAGATGAGAGGAATAATGTTCACTTCGACCCTGAAATTGCCACCGCGGATGATGCTCCTGTGGCTGTTTATGGGACTGCGAAGAAACTGAGAAATTCAGCACATACTAGCAAGATACCGAACCTGATTTGGCAGTTCAGTGTGAACAGAGGGACTAAGTACGTTGTTCGAGTGCATTTCTGTGATATTATATCTCCAGCAAATGGGGATTATACGTTCGATCtttttatatatagtaattTTAGTCAGTTGGTAACTCCGTATGACATAACCTCCCAGACGTATACTCCTTTTTACAAGGATTATATTGTCGATTCTGGTGATTTGGGATTCATGACCATTAGTGTAGGACCAATCGATAAGCCCCCGAATAAGCGTTATCTTCTCTTGAATGGCCTAGAAATAATGCAGGTGAAGAACGAAACGTCTAAGGAGCCACATATTGACAGCAAAACTTCCCATGTAGCTCTTGTAGCCAGCTTGGTTGGATTTGCAGTTGTGCTGATAGTGGCTGCTATTCTTGTGTGCCTTTAtatggagaagaagaagaagaagcctTCTGAAGTTTCCGAATGGAGGATGTTATCTCTGTATGGTACAACAAGCTCACATGACAGGACCTTAGATGGTGCGTCTTCACATGCCTCCGCGTTTGAAAACCTACAGTTGGGTTTAAAGTTACCCTTTGTTGAGATTCTAAGACTTACAAAAAATTTTGATGTAAACTTGATTGTGGGTGAAGGCGGGTTTGGGAAGGTGTATAAAGGAACGGATAGAAGCGGGCGTAAATTTGCCGTGAAGCGAGGCAGCCTAGATCATGGCCAGGGAGTTGCAGAATTTCAGACAGAGATTATGATTCTGTCCAAAATTGAACACCGCCATCTAGTTTCTTTGAAAGGTTATTGCTATGAAAACGGGGAGATGATATTGGTTTACGAGTTCATGGAAAAAGGGACTTTACGTGAACATCTGTATAACTCCGAAAGGAGCTCATTGTCTATCCCCGGCCCACTGTCGTGGGAACAAAGACTTAAAATCTGCATAGGGGCTGCTAAGGGTATTCAGTATCTCCACACGGGCACAAACAAGGGGATCATTCATCGTGATGTTAAGTCCACTAATATACTTCTTGATGAAAACTACGTGGCTAAAGTTGCTGATTTTGGGTTATCGAGATCAGGATATCTCGAACAAACTCAGGTCAGTATATCTGATGTGAAGGGAACTCTTGGGTATCTCGATCCAGAGTATATTACATGCCTGCAGTTGACAGAAAAATCTGATGTATACGCTTTTGGAGTTGTTCTTATAGAAGTACTTTGTGCAAGGCCTGTAATAGATCTTACACTTCCGAAAGATCAAGTCAGTTTATCCGATTGGGCAATCGCTTGCTCGAATGAAGGACAGCTCGACACAATCATCGACCCCTCAATAGCGAGTGAAATCAATCCCAATTCCTTAACGAAGTTCTATGAGATAGCGGAGAAATGTTTGAACAAAAATGCCGAGGAGAGACCTCCAATGTCAGATGTATGTTGGGGTTTGGAATATGCCCTGCAGCTTCAAAAAGCAGCTACCGAAAGAGAATTACTAGATGACACTATGACAAATGTTTCCTTGAACATGCCATTGCCTGCTGTTCAGCGTTTTCCTTCGCAGACCATTACTGATCAATATTCCAACGATGATTTATTGAACGCTGACACCGGAGAAGTGTTCTCTCAGTTGACATTTGATGATGGCGTAGGGAGGTGA